A DNA window from Streptomyces canus contains the following coding sequences:
- a CDS encoding diacylglycerol kinase, producing MAEVATSATFDHLLVVIDPVARQTDGESVRIVKDVLSAGAATKVCLPDGPEEFARALARRGSRRPVVVGDDRALMRAVVLLHRQRQLAECVLSVVPVGPMLGVAHALGVPMGAVAAARAVLEGTERRLDMLVDDSDGVVLGALRIPALVAREEPVEAARPWLRTCQSLVRTLVPARPARETAPVLPGPSRLRVEVDGVTLVDLDQPLEAVSVTPGYGGGLASVEIRPLSVGAEASPLLATGRTVTVTGADFRYRADAGVAGPVRRRTWTVREGALGLVLPGR from the coding sequence ATGGCCGAGGTGGCGACTTCCGCGACTTTTGATCACCTGCTGGTGGTGATCGACCCGGTCGCCCGGCAGACGGACGGCGAGTCCGTACGGATCGTGAAAGACGTGCTCAGCGCGGGTGCGGCGACGAAGGTGTGTCTGCCGGACGGGCCCGAGGAGTTCGCCCGGGCGCTGGCGCGGCGCGGCTCGCGGCGGCCGGTGGTCGTCGGCGACGACCGTGCGCTGATGCGGGCGGTGGTGCTGCTGCACCGGCAGCGGCAGCTGGCCGAATGTGTGCTGTCGGTGGTGCCGGTGGGGCCGATGCTCGGAGTCGCCCACGCCCTCGGGGTGCCGATGGGGGCGGTGGCGGCCGCGCGAGCGGTGCTGGAGGGGACCGAGCGGCGGCTGGACATGCTCGTGGACGACAGCGACGGGGTGGTCCTCGGCGCACTGCGGATTCCCGCGCTGGTCGCGCGGGAGGAGCCCGTGGAGGCCGCGCGGCCCTGGCTGCGGACCTGCCAGTCCCTCGTACGGACCCTGGTGCCGGCCCGTCCCGCCCGGGAGACCGCGCCTGTCCTTCCCGGGCCCTCGCGGCTGCGGGTGGAGGTCGACGGGGTCACGCTGGTGGACCTGGACCAACCCCTGGAGGCGGTCTCGGTGACCCCCGGCTACGGCGGCGGCCTGGCCTCGGTGGAGATACGCCCGCTGTCGGTGGGCGCGGAGGCGTCCCCGCTGCTGGCCACCGGCAGGACGGTGACCGTCACCGGGGCGGATTTCCGCTACCGGGCGGACGCGGGGGTGGCGGGACCGGTACGGAGACGGACGTGGACGGTGCGGGAGGGGGCGTTGGGGTTGGTGTTGCCGGGGCGGTGA
- a CDS encoding adenylosuccinate synthase has translation MPALVLLGAQWGDEGKGKATDLLGGSVDYVVRYQGGNNAGHTVVVGDQKYALHLLPSGILSPGCTPVIGNGVVVDPSVLFSELNGLNDRGVDTSKLLISGNAHIITPYNVTVDKVTERFLGKRKIGTTGRGIGPTYADKINRVGIRIQDLYDESILTQKVEAALDGKNQLLTKVFNRRAIEVGQVVEELLSYADRLKPYVADTVLVLNQALEQDKVVLFEGGQGTLLDIDHGTYPFVTSSNPTAGGACTGAGVGPTKISRVIGILKAYTTRVGSGPFPTELFDEDGDALRRIGGERGVTTGRDRRCGWFDAVIARYATRVNGLTDFFLTKLDVLTGWEQIPVCVAYEIDGERVEELPYSQTDFHHAKPVYEYLPGWSEDITKAKSFSDLPKNAQDYVKALEEMSGAPISAIGVGPGRDETIEINSFL, from the coding sequence GTGCCCGCACTTGTGCTGCTCGGTGCTCAGTGGGGTGACGAAGGCAAGGGAAAGGCAACCGACCTGCTCGGTGGCTCGGTGGACTATGTGGTGCGCTACCAGGGCGGCAACAACGCCGGCCACACGGTAGTCGTGGGCGATCAGAAGTACGCCCTCCACCTCCTCCCTTCCGGAATCCTGTCTCCGGGGTGCACCCCGGTCATCGGCAACGGTGTCGTCGTCGATCCGTCGGTCCTGTTCTCCGAGCTGAACGGACTGAACGACCGCGGCGTCGACACCTCCAAGCTCCTGATCAGCGGCAACGCCCACATCATCACGCCCTACAACGTCACCGTCGACAAGGTGACGGAACGCTTCCTCGGAAAGCGCAAGATCGGCACGACGGGGCGCGGCATCGGACCGACCTACGCCGACAAGATCAACCGCGTGGGCATCCGCATCCAGGACCTGTACGACGAGTCGATCCTGACCCAGAAGGTCGAGGCGGCCCTCGACGGCAAGAACCAGCTCCTGACCAAGGTCTTCAACCGACGCGCCATAGAGGTCGGTCAGGTCGTCGAGGAGCTGCTGAGCTACGCGGACCGGCTCAAGCCCTACGTCGCCGACACGGTCCTGGTGCTCAACCAGGCCCTGGAGCAGGACAAGGTCGTCCTGTTCGAGGGTGGCCAGGGCACGCTCCTGGACATCGACCACGGCACGTACCCCTTCGTCACCTCCAGCAACCCCACCGCGGGCGGTGCCTGCACGGGTGCGGGCGTCGGCCCCACGAAGATCAGCCGGGTCATCGGCATCCTCAAGGCCTACACGACCCGGGTCGGTTCGGGCCCGTTCCCGACCGAGCTGTTCGACGAGGACGGCGACGCCCTGCGCCGCATCGGCGGTGAGCGGGGTGTCACCACCGGCCGTGACCGTCGCTGCGGCTGGTTCGACGCGGTGATCGCCCGGTACGCGACCCGCGTCAACGGCCTCACCGACTTCTTCCTCACCAAGCTCGACGTGCTCACCGGCTGGGAGCAGATCCCGGTCTGTGTCGCGTACGAGATCGACGGCGAGCGCGTCGAGGAGCTCCCGTACTCCCAGACCGACTTCCACCACGCGAAGCCGGTCTACGAGTACCTCCCGGGCTGGAGCGAGGACATCACCAAGGCGAAGTCCTTCTCCGACCTCCCGAAGAACGCCCAGGACTACGTGAAGGCGCTGGAGGAGATGTCCGGCGCCCCGATCTCCGCGATCGGCGTGGGCCCGGGCCGGGACGAGACGATCGAGATCAACTCGTTCCTGTAA